A single genomic interval of Mycobacteriales bacterium harbors:
- a CDS encoding LLM class F420-dependent oxidoreductase, with translation MDLGVHISQFTFPAGPQQLASDLTTIATEAEQLGFAKLSVMDHVWQIGHLGPPEAEMLEAYTTLGYLAARTSRIKLLAWVTGVVYRAPGLLAKQVTTLDVLSGGRAYLGIGAAWNEEESRGLGLFFPPTAERFERLEEALQICLQMWSDNDGAYAGKHYQLERTLNSPQPITRPHPPILIGGGGERKTLRLVAQYADACNLFYGADLSHKLDVLRQHCEDVGRDYDAIEKTVMGPLDPGANGEKVDAILESLQTLSALGVTHLHGTIPGVSTIKPLEILAERVIPEAAKL, from the coding sequence ATGGATCTCGGCGTACACATCTCGCAGTTCACCTTCCCGGCGGGACCGCAACAGCTCGCGAGCGATCTGACGACGATCGCGACGGAGGCCGAGCAGCTCGGCTTCGCGAAGCTGTCGGTGATGGATCACGTGTGGCAGATCGGTCACCTCGGTCCGCCCGAAGCCGAGATGCTCGAGGCCTACACGACGCTGGGCTACCTGGCGGCGCGGACCTCGCGGATCAAGCTGCTCGCGTGGGTGACCGGCGTCGTCTACCGGGCACCGGGACTGCTGGCGAAGCAGGTCACGACCCTCGACGTCCTCTCGGGCGGGCGCGCCTATCTCGGCATCGGTGCGGCGTGGAACGAGGAGGAGTCACGCGGCCTGGGGCTGTTCTTCCCGCCGACGGCCGAGCGCTTCGAGCGGCTCGAGGAGGCGTTGCAGATCTGCTTGCAGATGTGGAGCGACAACGACGGGGCGTATGCCGGCAAGCACTACCAGCTCGAGCGCACGCTGAACTCGCCGCAACCGATCACCCGCCCGCACCCGCCGATCCTGATCGGCGGCGGTGGTGAGCGGAAGACGCTGCGACTCGTCGCGCAGTACGCCGACGCGTGCAACCTCTTCTACGGTGCGGACCTGTCGCACAAGCTCGACGTGCTGCGCCAGCACTGCGAGGACGTCGGGCGCGACTACGACGCGATCGAGAAGACGGTCATGGGCCCGCTCGACCCGGGCGCCAACGGCGAGAAGGTCGACGCGATCCTCGAGTCGTTGCAGACGCTGTCCGCGCTCGGGGTGACGCATCTGCACGGGACCATCCCGGGCGTCTCGACCATCAAGCCCCTGGAGATCCTCGCGGAACGGGTGATTCCAGAAGCCGCCAAGCTCTGA